In a genomic window of Candidatus Thiothrix sulfatifontis:
- a CDS encoding LutB/LldF family L-lactate oxidation iron-sulfur protein — MSSEFRNTVRANLAKPEVRANFYRAMDGLMTRRLDQFPDKVELERLRTQSMAIRANALSKLPELLETLEANLTRNGIQVHWAETAEQGNQIVQAILERHNAKSIIKGKSMVSEEMGMNHFLEALGIECLESDLGEFIIQLDGETPSHIIMPAIHKNRIQIAKLFHEKFPDIPYTEDVDELTQTARRILRDKFYAAPVGLSGVNFMVAETGTLCLVENEGNGRMSTTAPSVHIAVTGIEKVVESLSDVPPLLSILTRSATGQPITTYFNMISGPRKPGEKDGPEAVHLVLLDNGRSNIYSDPELLATLRCIRCGACINHCPVYVRIGGHSYGTVYPGPIGSILEPQKAGLDVHGELAQASTLCGACSEVCPVRIPIPSILNRLRYDGVRRDTANTNTVGSGKRRTLSEAATWKTWAWAATHPTIYHAGSTLATRFKGMLPTNLGAWTTVRSAPKLAESTLHQQAKDLGVDHE, encoded by the coding sequence ATGAGCAGCGAATTCCGCAATACTGTCCGCGCTAACCTCGCCAAGCCCGAAGTTCGCGCCAATTTCTACCGTGCGATGGATGGCTTGATGACACGTCGCCTCGACCAGTTTCCCGACAAAGTGGAACTGGAACGCTTGCGCACCCAAAGCATGGCAATCCGCGCCAATGCCCTGAGCAAGTTGCCGGAATTGTTGGAAACGCTCGAAGCCAACCTGACCCGCAACGGCATCCAAGTGCATTGGGCAGAAACCGCTGAACAAGGCAACCAGATCGTGCAAGCGATTTTGGAACGCCACAACGCCAAGTCGATCATCAAAGGCAAGTCGATGGTGTCGGAAGAAATGGGCATGAACCATTTCCTCGAAGCTCTGGGGATTGAGTGTTTGGAGTCCGACCTCGGCGAATTCATTATCCAACTGGATGGCGAAACCCCGTCGCACATCATCATGCCTGCGATTCACAAAAACCGCATACAGATTGCCAAGCTGTTCCACGAAAAATTCCCCGACATTCCTTACACCGAAGACGTGGATGAATTGACGCAAACCGCTCGACGTATTTTGCGCGACAAGTTTTATGCTGCACCCGTGGGGCTTTCCGGCGTGAATTTCATGGTGGCGGAAACCGGCACGCTGTGTCTGGTGGAAAACGAAGGCAATGGGCGGATGTCGACCACCGCGCCGTCGGTGCATATCGCGGTCACGGGCATCGAAAAGGTGGTGGAAAGTTTGAGCGATGTGCCACCGCTATTGAGCATTTTGACGCGCTCGGCGACGGGGCAGCCGATTACCACTTACTTCAATATGATTTCCGGCCCGCGTAAGCCGGGGGAAAAGGATGGCCCTGAAGCCGTGCATCTGGTGTTGCTGGATAATGGGCGTTCCAATATTTACAGTGACCCGGAATTGCTGGCGACCTTGCGTTGTATTCGTTGCGGGGCGTGCATTAATCATTGTCCGGTATACGTGCGCATTGGTGGACACAGTTATGGCACGGTGTATCCGGGGCCAATTGGTTCGATTTTAGAGCCGCAAAAAGCGGGGCTGGATGTGCATGGCGAATTGGCGCAGGCGTCGACTTTGTGCGGCGCGTGTAGCGAAGTTTGCCCGGTACGCATCCCGATTCCGAGTATTCTCAACCGCTTGCGTTACGACGGGGTACGCAGGGATACCGCCAATACCAACACAGTGGGGTCGGGTAAACGCCGTACCTTGAGCGAAGCAGCAACGTGGAAAACGTGGGCGTGGGCGGCAACGCATCCGACGATTTATCACGCAGGTTCGACGCTGGCGACGCGCTTTAAAGGGATGTTGCCGACGAATTTGGGCGCGTGGACGACAGTACGTTCTGCGCCGAAACTGGCGGAATCCACTTTGCACCAACAGGCAAAAGATCTGGGAGTTGATCATGAGTAA
- the dld gene encoding D-lactate dehydrogenase, producing MNHPLITTLQGIVGADKLTTGQRRTEYYRTGFRSGSGTALAVVFPHTLMQLWNVLQACVDANTIIIMQAAKTGLTEGSTPSGDDYDREVVVINTLAMDDLVLLNGGEQVLSFPGATLHKLEKLLKPLKRAPHSVIGSSCLGASIVGGVANNSGGALVKRGPAYTEMALFAQVNEQGKLEMVNHLGIALGDSPEEMITRLESGNFAKDGVDDGGKLASARDYVARLRDVDAATPARFNADESRLFEASGCAGKLAVFAVRLDTFPMVQQEQAFYIGTNDPQVLTRLRRHILSQFENVPEVGEYMHRDIFNIAEKYGKDTFLTIEKLGTDVMPKLFAIKGRTDATLNKLPVLPKYLSDRVMQGVSHLFPQHLPGRLLEFRDRYEHHLILKMSEGGIAEAQAFLPEFFADAGNAGAYFECTPQEASKAFLQRFAAAGAAIRYQTLFSDQVGEEMLALDIALRRNDADWVEVLPEHIRSQIEHTLYYGHFMCHVFHQDYILKKGADAHAVKKAMLALLDARGAKYPAEHNVGHLYEAESGLREFYKKLDPTNTFNPGIGKMEKYKRNCSCCG from the coding sequence ATGAACCATCCCCTGATCACCACCCTGCAAGGCATTGTGGGCGCGGATAAGCTAACGACCGGGCAACGCCGTACTGAGTATTACCGTACTGGTTTCCGTTCGGGCAGTGGCACGGCATTGGCGGTGGTGTTTCCGCACACCCTCATGCAACTGTGGAACGTGCTGCAAGCCTGTGTGGATGCAAACACCATTATCATTATGCAGGCGGCGAAAACCGGCTTGACGGAAGGCTCGACCCCCAGCGGGGACGATTACGACCGTGAAGTGGTGGTGATCAATACCTTGGCGATGGACGATTTGGTGCTGTTGAACGGCGGTGAACAGGTGTTGAGTTTTCCCGGTGCGACTTTGCACAAGTTGGAAAAATTGCTCAAGCCATTGAAGCGTGCGCCGCATTCGGTGATCGGCTCGTCCTGTTTGGGCGCGTCGATTGTCGGCGGCGTGGCGAATAATTCGGGCGGAGCTTTGGTCAAACGCGGCCCGGCTTATACCGAAATGGCACTGTTTGCGCAGGTGAATGAACAGGGCAAGCTCGAAATGGTTAACCATTTGGGCATTGCGTTGGGCGATTCGCCGGAGGAGATGATTACACGGCTGGAGTCTGGCAATTTTGCGAAAGACGGGGTGGATGATGGCGGTAAGCTGGCATCGGCTCGCGACTACGTGGCGCGGTTGCGCGATGTGGACGCGGCGACACCAGCGCGTTTCAATGCCGATGAAAGCCGTTTGTTTGAAGCCAGCGGGTGCGCGGGGAAATTGGCGGTGTTTGCGGTGCGACTGGATACGTTTCCGATGGTGCAGCAGGAGCAAGCGTTTTACATCGGCACGAATGACCCGCAGGTGTTGACGCGCTTGCGTCGCCACATCCTCAGTCAGTTTGAAAATGTGCCGGAAGTGGGCGAATACATGCACCGCGATATTTTCAATATTGCGGAAAAGTACGGCAAAGATACCTTCCTGACGATTGAGAAGTTGGGTACGGATGTGATGCCGAAGTTGTTTGCGATTAAGGGGCGTACCGATGCGACGTTGAATAAGTTGCCGGTGTTGCCCAAATATTTGAGTGATCGGGTAATGCAGGGCGTTAGTCATTTGTTTCCGCAGCATTTGCCGGGGCGTTTGTTGGAATTCCGTGACCGTTATGAACATCACTTGATTTTGAAAATGAGCGAGGGCGGGATTGCCGAGGCGCAGGCGTTTTTGCCGGAATTCTTTGCGGATGCGGGCAATGCGGGGGCGTATTTTGAGTGTACGCCGCAGGAGGCGAGTAAGGCGTTCTTGCAGCGGTTTGCGGCGGCGGGCGCGGCGATTCGTTACCAGACGTTGTTCAGTGATCAGGTCGGCGAAGAAATGTTGGCGTTGGATATTGCGTTGCGGCGCAATGATGCGGATTGGGTGGAAGTGTTGCCGGAGCATATTCGCAGCCAGATTGAACATACTTTGTATTACGGGCATTTTATGTGCCATGTTTTCCATCAGGATTACATTCTGAAAAAGGGTGCGGATGCCCATGCGGTGAAAAAGGCGATGTTGGCATTGCTGGATGCGCGGGGGGCGAAGTATCCGGCGGAGCATAATGTCGGGCATTTGTATGAGGCGGAAAGCGGTTTGCGCGAGTTTTACAAAAAGCTCGACCCGACCAATACGTTTAATCCGGGGATTGGGAAGATGGAGAAGTATAAGAGGAATTGTAGTTGTTGTGGGTGA
- a CDS encoding (Fe-S)-binding protein, translating to MPPIPDTIYFFGTCLVDLMYPQAGVSAMQLLQRAGVKVIFPPAQTCCGQPAWNSGYRDEARSVARAQIALFPKPIPIVIPSGSCAGMMKVHYPELFAGQPDEAQAVDVASRVYELTEFLVDVLHIELQDLGEPLTVAVHTSCSARREMGVADKIESLLGQLSNVQRVEHARKPECCGFGGTFAVKEPEISAAMVLDKVTHIRNTGVDRLISQECGCLMNIGGAMAKQGDAIPHQHIAEFLWERTGGNAA from the coding sequence ATGCCCCCCATACCTGACACCATTTACTTTTTCGGCACATGCCTTGTTGACTTGATGTACCCGCAAGCGGGCGTGTCGGCGATGCAATTGCTGCAACGTGCGGGAGTGAAAGTGATTTTCCCGCCTGCACAAACCTGTTGCGGACAACCCGCCTGGAATTCCGGCTACCGCGACGAAGCGCGTTCTGTGGCACGGGCGCAAATCGCGCTGTTCCCCAAACCCATTCCCATCGTGATTCCATCCGGTTCGTGTGCGGGGATGATGAAAGTGCATTACCCCGAACTCTTCGCGGGGCAACCGGATGAAGCGCAAGCCGTCGATGTTGCCAGCCGCGTGTACGAACTCACCGAGTTCCTCGTTGATGTGCTGCACATTGAGCTGCAAGATTTGGGCGAACCGCTGACAGTGGCAGTACATACCTCCTGTTCCGCCCGCCGTGAAATGGGTGTTGCCGACAAGATCGAATCGCTGCTGGGGCAACTCAGCAATGTGCAACGGGTGGAACACGCTCGCAAACCCGAATGCTGCGGTTTCGGCGGCACGTTCGCGGTGAAAGAACCGGAAATTTCCGCTGCGATGGTGCTGGATAAAGTGACCCATATTCGCAATACCGGCGTGGATCGTTTGATCAGTCAGGAATGCGGTTGCTTAATGAATATTGGCGGGGCAATGGCAAAGCAGGGGGATGCGATTCCGCACCAGCACATTGCTGAATTTTTGTGGGAAAGAACGGGGGGGAACGCAGCATGA
- a CDS encoding L-lactate permease, translating into MSQTLLSLLAFLPLVLAAVLLVGFNWPARRAMPVVFVVTVAIALTAWEMTANRVLASTLQGLILTGAILWIIFGAILLLNTLKHSGAITAIRAGFSNVSTDRRIQVIIVAWLFGCFIEGASGFGTPAAVVAPLMVALGFPAMAAVMVGMMVQSTPVSFGAVGTPIIVGVSGGLDKAGISEKLLSEGSSWDVLYALITSEVAITHAIIGVLMPLFMCVMLTRFFGRNKSWMEGLAVAPFAIFAGLAFVIPYALAGVFLGPEFPSIIGALVGLSLVVPAARAGFLVPKKSWDFAPPSEWAAEWMGSIEIKLDSLTAKAPVSIGMAWLPYVLLAVLLVLSRANAEVKAFLNNTLVLPWVDILGEKGISGKIEFLYLPGGIMVLVVLATFFLHRMKFSELKAAVGESSRTLLGAGFVLIFTIPMVRILINSGVNLADLPSMPRAMAQLVASSVGDVYPFFAPAVGALGAFIAGSNTVSNLMLAQFQFDTAGLIGVSGAMLVAVQAVGAAAGNMIAIHNVVAASATVGLLGREGQTIRLTIIPTLYYLVMAGIITMIAIHFLGVTDPLM; encoded by the coding sequence ATGAGTCAAACGCTACTTTCGTTACTGGCATTTTTGCCCTTGGTGCTGGCAGCCGTGCTGCTGGTGGGATTTAACTGGCCTGCACGGCGAGCGATGCCCGTGGTTTTCGTGGTGACGGTGGCGATTGCGCTTACCGCGTGGGAAATGACGGCTAATCGGGTGCTGGCTTCTACCCTGCAAGGGTTGATTCTCACAGGGGCGATTCTGTGGATTATTTTCGGAGCCATTTTGCTGCTGAATACGCTGAAGCATTCGGGGGCGATTACCGCGATTCGGGCGGGCTTCTCGAATGTCAGCACCGATCGACGCATTCAGGTCATTATCGTGGCGTGGTTGTTTGGCTGCTTTATTGAGGGTGCATCCGGTTTTGGTACACCCGCAGCGGTGGTTGCGCCGTTGATGGTGGCTTTGGGTTTTCCGGCAATGGCAGCGGTCATGGTCGGGATGATGGTGCAATCCACGCCGGTATCATTCGGTGCGGTGGGTACGCCGATTATCGTTGGGGTTTCTGGCGGTTTGGATAAGGCTGGCATCAGCGAAAAATTACTCAGCGAAGGCTCAAGCTGGGATGTGTTGTACGCACTGATTACCTCGGAAGTGGCGATTACGCACGCGATTATTGGCGTGTTAATGCCGCTGTTCATGTGCGTGATGTTGACCCGCTTCTTTGGGCGTAACAAGTCGTGGATGGAAGGGTTGGCAGTTGCACCATTTGCGATTTTTGCCGGTTTGGCATTTGTAATTCCTTACGCATTGGCTGGCGTGTTTTTAGGGCCGGAATTCCCTTCTATCATTGGTGCATTGGTGGGTTTGTCATTGGTTGTACCAGCGGCGCGTGCCGGTTTCTTGGTGCCGAAAAAATCGTGGGATTTTGCGCCACCGAGCGAATGGGCAGCGGAATGGATGGGCAGCATCGAAATCAAGCTGGATAGCCTGACCGCAAAAGCACCCGTGTCGATTGGCATGGCGTGGTTGCCGTATGTATTGCTGGCAGTGTTGCTGGTGCTGTCACGGGCGAATGCCGAGGTAAAAGCCTTCCTGAACAATACGTTGGTATTGCCATGGGTGGATATTCTCGGTGAAAAAGGCATTTCCGGCAAAATCGAGTTCCTGTACTTGCCGGGTGGCATTATGGTGTTGGTGGTGCTGGCGACATTCTTCCTGCATCGCATGAAATTTTCTGAGTTGAAAGCGGCAGTGGGCGAGTCTTCGCGTACTTTGCTGGGTGCTGGCTTTGTATTGATTTTCACCATTCCAATGGTACGGATTTTGATTAACTCTGGGGTGAATCTGGCGGACTTGCCGTCCATGCCACGCGCAATGGCGCAATTGGTTGCCAGCAGTGTGGGCGATGTTTACCCGTTCTTTGCTCCGGCAGTTGGGGCGTTGGGCGCGTTTATTGCTGGCTCGAATACCGTTTCCAACCTGATGTTGGCGCAATTCCAGTTTGATACGGCTGGCTTGATTGGGGTATCGGGTGCAATGTTGGTGGCGGTGCAAGCGGTGGGCGCGGCGGCGGGCAATATGATTGCGATTCACAACGTGGTGGCGGCATCGGCAACGGTGGGCTTGCTGGGGCGTGAAGGGCAAACCATTCGCTTGACGATTATTCCGACGCTGTATTATTTGGTGATGGCGGGCATTATTACCATGATTGCCATCCATTTCTTAGGCGTGACTGACCCATTAATGTGA
- a CDS encoding FCD domain-containing protein, with product MIAKIGKTKKAEAMKKLRIAEQLTQQLEQMITSGHFTLGERLPAERALAEQFGVSRPSLRESIQTLISRGLLVSKPGGGTFVENDTPQANAPCSSPLVELFRDNPEYRFDVLEIRHALEGNAAWYAALRATDDDKANIRDCFERMIARHGSADPMDEARADADFHLAIVEASHNLVLLHVMKNLFELLQNSISHNLDKLYTIPRVFDPLKNQHRELMEAVLASDSERARKAAQEHLAFVEDSLKSIDADEARKVRSLRHLTLLGR from the coding sequence ATGATAGCGAAAATTGGTAAGACCAAAAAAGCGGAAGCCATGAAGAAATTACGTATCGCCGAACAACTCACTCAACAACTGGAACAAATGATCACCAGCGGGCATTTCACGCTGGGCGAACGTTTGCCTGCCGAACGCGCCTTGGCGGAACAATTCGGCGTATCGCGCCCTTCCTTGCGCGAATCCATCCAAACCCTGATTAGCCGGGGTTTGCTGGTTTCCAAACCCGGCGGCGGCACGTTTGTGGAAAACGATACCCCGCAAGCCAACGCGCCGTGCAGCAGCCCCTTGGTCGAGTTGTTCCGCGACAATCCCGAATACCGTTTCGACGTGCTGGAAATCCGCCACGCCTTGGAAGGCAATGCCGCCTGGTATGCCGCTTTGCGTGCCACTGATGACGACAAAGCCAATATCCGCGACTGTTTCGAGCGCATGATCGCCCGCCACGGCAGTGCTGACCCGATGGACGAAGCCCGCGCCGATGCCGATTTTCATCTGGCGATTGTCGAAGCCTCGCACAATCTGGTGCTGCTGCACGTCATGAAAAACCTGTTTGAACTGCTGCAAAACAGCATTTCGCACAATCTGGATAAGCTCTACACCATCCCGCGCGTGTTCGATCCGCTGAAGAATCAGCACCGCGAACTGATGGAAGCCGTCCTTGCCAGTGACTCCGAACGCGCCCGCAAAGCCGCGCAAGAACATCTGGCTTTTGTGGAAGATTCCCTCAAATCCATCGACGCAGACGAAGCCCGCAAAGTGCGGTCGTTGCGCCACCTTACTTTGCTTGGAAGGTAA
- a CDS encoding lactate utilization protein, translating to MSNTARANILARLKETASCSSPDKGRLGGVSYDWDTAERVRRFTERMVAVRAEVHHATPETWLDVVQQVCVDKGLNNLLVSPETVLGKQIHAQAERFPALKTYDQPIESWKQELFYGIDAAFTGTHGGIAETGTLIVMPSVDEPRLMSLVPPVHIALLEVDKLYTTFAEAVQAQGWVQMGMPSNALLISGPSKSADIEQTLAYGVHGPKELVVILV from the coding sequence ATGAGTAATACGGCACGCGCTAATATCCTCGCCCGCCTGAAAGAAACCGCCTCTTGTTCCTCCCCTGACAAGGGGAGGTTAGGAGGGGTTTCTTACGATTGGGACACGGCAGAGCGGGTACGCCGTTTCACCGAACGCATGGTCGCAGTACGCGCCGAAGTGCATCACGCCACACCCGAAACGTGGCTAGATGTCGTCCAACAGGTGTGTGTGGATAAAGGTTTGAATAATTTGTTGGTTTCGCCAGAAACGGTGCTGGGCAAACAGATTCACGCGCAAGCCGAACGGTTTCCAGCACTCAAAACCTACGACCAGCCGATTGAAAGCTGGAAACAGGAGCTGTTTTACGGGATAGATGCGGCGTTTACGGGGACTCATGGCGGGATTGCGGAAACGGGAACGTTGATCGTGATGCCTTCCGTTGACGAACCGCGTTTAATGTCGCTGGTTCCACCCGTGCATATTGCGCTGTTGGAAGTGGATAAGCTCTACACCACGTTTGCGGAAGCGGTGCAGGCGCAAGGCTGGGTGCAAATGGGAATGCCCAGCAATGCGCTACTGATTTCGGGGCCGTCGAAGTCGGCAGATATTGAGCAGACGCTGGCGTATGGGGTACATGGGCCGAAGGAGTTGGTAGTTATATTGGTGTGA